In one window of Leptospira sp. GIMC2001 DNA:
- a CDS encoding SMP-30/gluconolactonase/LRE family protein, with amino-acid sequence MQCVTIDPLAYKPSDPPELIGKLKPNQKLESARKIALGKIDGPEGLEIDRLGNIYAGTANGDIVRIQAGGDDPEWIANTGGRPLGIQLDAKGNLVVCDSYKGLLSIDTEGKIEVLTTESNGVPFAFTDDLDIARDGKIYFSDASFKFTQKEYLYDLLESRPYGRLLVYDPKNKTTTTLLEKLFFANGVALSKNEDFVLVNETYRYRITKYWLKGSKSGTSEIFIDNLPGFPDNITRSDNGEFYLALFTKRNSQMDNMHPSPWKKKFTSFLPKFLWPSPEPYGFVLRLSEKGEILESYQDPSGKNMRAITHAQKKGNTLYLGSLYSNWIGILDIKNQE; translated from the coding sequence ATGCAATGCGTGACAATCGATCCGCTTGCATACAAACCGTCTGATCCTCCAGAGCTAATTGGCAAATTAAAACCCAATCAAAAATTGGAGAGTGCACGCAAAATTGCCTTAGGTAAAATTGATGGACCCGAAGGATTAGAAATCGATCGATTGGGAAATATCTATGCTGGAACCGCAAACGGAGATATTGTTCGCATACAGGCGGGAGGCGACGATCCAGAATGGATTGCGAATACAGGAGGACGTCCCTTAGGAATCCAATTGGATGCTAAAGGCAATCTAGTCGTCTGTGACTCCTACAAAGGATTGCTATCGATTGATACAGAAGGTAAAATCGAAGTGCTCACGACAGAATCCAACGGGGTACCATTTGCATTTACAGATGACTTGGACATAGCACGCGATGGCAAAATATATTTCAGTGATGCAAGTTTTAAATTTACTCAGAAGGAATATCTATACGATCTCCTTGAATCAAGACCCTATGGGAGATTGCTCGTTTATGATCCAAAAAATAAAACAACTACGACTCTTTTGGAAAAATTGTTCTTCGCGAATGGAGTTGCACTTTCTAAGAATGAAGACTTTGTCTTGGTTAACGAAACCTATCGATACCGCATAACTAAGTATTGGCTAAAAGGATCTAAATCTGGAACATCAGAAATCTTTATAGACAATCTACCAGGATTTCCTGATAATATCACTCGGTCAGATAATGGAGAATTCTATCTTGCACTTTTTACAAAAAGAAATTCTCAGATGGACAATATGCACCCAAGTCCCTGGAAGAAAAAGTTCACTAGTTTTCTTCCTAAATTTCTATGGCCGTCGCCTGAACCATATGGGTTTGTATTGAGACTATCGGAGAAAGGAGAAATTTTAGAATCCTATCAAGATCCATCGGGTAAAAACATGAGAGCAATCACTCATGCGCAAAAAAAAGGAAATACTCTCTATCTTGGCAGTCTCTATTCGAATTGGATAGGAATACTTGATATCAAGAATCAAGAATGA